The DNA segment ACCCAGAGCTGTACGACAAGGCCGTCGCCTACGAAGACAAGGTCCGGTATCGGCACACGGCGATGCAGGGCCGTGACTACACCTGGTCACAGGGGGAGTCTCTCCCCGAGTTGATAGCGCGCCGCGAGGAGATCCAGGCGAAGCACGAGGCCGCCATGGAGCGAGCGGCCAAGCGAGTCAAGCCGAACCGGCCGCTTCTGGATGTCCTGTCAGACGCTCTCGACAGCGACGACGACGAGGCGGGCTGCTCGGTCTGCCACCTCTGAGCAAGTTCCGCAAGGGCCCTGGGTGGTGACTAACCATCACCAACCAGGGCCTTTTCGTCTAATCTCACCGGCTGTCAGTGGGGCGTGCAAGGATGGTCACCCTCGTATCTACCGTCACTGCAGTGGAGGCTGGCTGAGGCATGGCGACCGCTCACAACCTCGGTCACTCCGTGATCCGACATCGGCTCGAGCCCAGCCCGGCCGTTGAGATCAAACTCGGCATCGTCCCCATGCTCGACAAGCCGGCCCACAAGGTCCTCGAGGACGACCTGAACGTCCACGCTTCGCCATGGGAGCGGCTTTTAGCCGTTGAGAACCTCGCAGACTCCCTGCCCCAGGAAGCCGGGCTCTACATGTTCGTCTGGCGGCCCACCTTCAAACTCGCCATGGCGGACAACTCGCCAAGCAGCTTTCACCAGATCCTGTACATCGGCCAGGCCGGCGGAGCCGGACAGCAGGGGAACACACTTCGCAACAGGTACCGGGAGTACAAGAAGTACCTCAACGGCAACCCTGAGGCGCTGTGGGCCACCCAGCCTCCCGACACACGGCGCGGTCGCCTCACGCACTACCTCACGCTGAGGCCCTTGGAGTACTGGTTCACAACCATCGCCGATCGGTCTCAGATAGAGAATCTGGAAACCCGGCTGATTGACCTCTACAACCCGCCGGCCAACGTACAGAAGCGCCCCAAGCTGCACGCCCGGGTAGTCGGCCCCCGCAAGCCGGCGCTCCGAAGCTAGTCGCCATCCCGAAATCGAGGTACCGCCATGGCATCAAAAACGTTCGTTCCCGCCTTCGAGGCAAAGGTGGGCAATTGGACCTACTACTCTTGCCTCATGAGCTATGCCCAAGTGACACGCGAGATCAGCTTCGCTCACGAACTTGGCGGAAACCGTGATCTGGGCACGATGATTCAACGAGGCGTGGGAAATCGCACCGAGGACATTACCGAATACCTCCTGACCAACGAGAATCGATTCCTTGGCGCGCTGATCGTGGCGGTGTGGGGCGGGCACCCTGACTACCTCCCTCTGACCATGGACGAGGATGCGGCGAACCAGGCTGTACTGGAGGGTATCGATCGGAATTTCGGGGTCCTCACCTTTGACGGAACGCACCAGTTCTTCGCTCTCGATGGCCAACACCGACTCAAAGCCATCAAAGACGCGGTCAAGCGAGACCCTGAACTTGGCAGCGAAGACATCACCGTCATTGTCGTCCCTCATTTCAATACTCCCGAGGGGCGCCAGCGGACGAGGCGACTGTTCACCAACATCAACCGAAATGCCAAGACGACCAGTGCGGGCGAGAATATCGCGCTCGACGAGGATGACAGCTTTGCCATCTTGACCCGCCGGCTGCTCGATGAAGATTCCTTCCTCAGCCAGACCAACGTGGTCATCGTGTTCACCAAGGTTGGCAAGGACGACGGTGAACTCAGACTCGCTTCACGCCAGGTGTCGGCTACGAGCCCCGCATGGACCAGCATCCCAGTCCTGTACGACATCGTGAAGGAGATTGGATTCGACCTTCCTTGCGCCGCCGGAAGGTCGGCTCAGCGTGCAGCAGACGAAATCCTGGACCAGAGCTACGAGATCCTGGCCACACGTATGCAGGAACTTCTCGACGCGTGCGGAAACCTGCGGCGCCGCTACACGGATGCTGTAGCGCCAAAGGAT comes from the Streptomyces sp. KMM 9044 genome and includes:
- a CDS encoding DNA sulfur modification protein DndB produces the protein MASKTFVPAFEAKVGNWTYYSCLMSYAQVTREISFAHELGGNRDLGTMIQRGVGNRTEDITEYLLTNENRFLGALIVAVWGGHPDYLPLTMDEDAANQAVLEGIDRNFGVLTFDGTHQFFALDGQHRLKAIKDAVKRDPELGSEDITVIVVPHFNTPEGRQRTRRLFTNINRNAKTTSAGENIALDEDDSFAILTRRLLDEDSFLSQTNVVIVFTKVGKDDGELRLASRQVSATSPAWTSIPVLYDIVKEIGFDLPCAAGRSAQRAADEILDQSYEILATRMQELLDACGNLRRRYTDAVAPKDVRAPKGRDGAGHPFMRPIVQVQVARAVRHFLEQETLEWPELMKRLADLDWRMSAAPFSSCWIETPDGPKQGKMATAKENGQLLYDLLLVHMAPRSKAQITRAVRSYSDLMKTKYPVPVDELLEALPAEDV